One stretch of Tribolium castaneum strain GA2 chromosome 5, icTriCast1.1, whole genome shotgun sequence DNA includes these proteins:
- the Piezo gene encoding piezo-type mechanosensitive ion channel component isoform X2 codes for MANFFLCLFIFRIVLPIVLGACIIFRPSLLSAIYLLFLLFLPCIPIPTASSMAGSTGIYIKLLIATSILTFVAQLAFQIVLLAMPPYGHILEKCELLEQILRHVGLVRLDAMNPIAVVTWISPEIVMVVISVGTYVICKKLLEKRTVEVVENEENLPQKAKANRKQFNLFVAVGKYAVLVALCVAAVLRPSVPGGLYFLVFLCAATWWSCCKELGKGFAIVMRCVMAVVVVHMGALYTYQFQWPQEYLDKNSTYARYFGLTPIFWSNCTDDPRTFNWEQEEWATYANPIALFLLYYVLALESKFLLKPQSQKKQGKFLRLEGSFTKPLNRQLSNKQLMRRATTRNKWQSATRKVRIPRTEYAISEHTPLIGGVSPSRRYGSGKKPPVYQDSTGSFTITGENPEDIPMDELGKGAAEEEYKPTIIENVMYGLESILQVIIKSSYIVTNIIMMAWSITYISWITFVLLIWANLLWLVPNQRKSMLRSSPFLVAYAWFLLISAYIYSMNLTESELPTTIEGIDLSEIGFQKVEVLPCNPLLVKCLFTAMFWITLRQFVRERIEERQTTALADMAAPLQVTVGAAAGVENEQDPGSKLMEKIGQYLRKILTKFWIWVVAITLFAVAITGERMTAFRIFYMALFLFFILTFQISFRAWRKMMFGFWLTVIVFSMAILVMVYTYQFKNFDIYWRDYLHVPIQRQLDIGLEKFETKQLFVRLVTPTFFVIITVIQLHYFHKEFMELSDPKNTSVIGVDLDQSSLQGGAPTSDKDETSSSIKMDLTDTDSSQTRWQRLVKYFHHTSNLIFLFLELHMPKFVVLFLMLVCIYDKCALYFILVLLLVLACAFGRPMQIFAIYTSSVFVSVMLLARMIYQTDYINPGNWNVTCEMQNNSKIANNAKWLGFYKTSKDASLPHLVKWNIMYILVVTLWAVILVRQFNYRVSRGKPTTRAFFMFPKITRWDADKSTSNCIKYLFNYGFFKFGVEICLMATVAVIGFRMDMYSIIYSVWLCVMFIAKRDTLAKIWTFYMMFIALLLPIQYVMTVGLPPTLCILFPWDQDYWDKSEVKNAAIFRRLQEFSYLLDTEYPPSPKKLICDFILLLLVSRQAVIFRIEKRWAGREYPGGSNDIIIHHAEEKGFVNPTPDYISSVRSYLDVIKKGVYSSFLWITLAIVFLAGTNRVNVFSIGYLIGAFVFLWQGTDLYLRPIPTIIKSWDLFLGYNVFVILCKTALQIVGCIFIQDIPNYACWLIQLFGIGCVKKFGDLTVQAGLADELVCKVPREYVGLVWDGLCFGFMIMQRRIFTSYNFFHLINEIKAGSILASRGAELIEELRLKRMTEQEEQERRVLEKIKAKMDRIKANQQKIQGSSYKDSENHYVDTIFKGRPKRRTREPKSYKQAVRSGDYYMFDDLDDEDELDFMDIPKDDEEEAKGRGQTVSELLSTAMKTDISTSVKRSETDFRRRGSMPLPTRQKSIISTRSQLSAPYSAPPIIEEPGPRTVTIIDERGKDEPKPGTSKDDDESTVISEQKPTVREKVSVGLLFVWAFIQSSMISLTNFLNKYSRDYRYVIRVLAKEKKFLKEHTDYNVGLRLGSGQLWQPAASYNSLLGQSHEDSVLPTPSCGTFSPSDSYRLVSNSDRPSLDRRDYDEKPPVSDESDQKAMATLPYTSDQDRRKASVLTVPEIRILAPSLERGLDSPSTPREGSRIDMEEYEGTEMSSYDQPPIIRLLLAIWYIIMSRSENVCYFIIFLNQIKSATFLSLPLPLMVFLWGTLTIPRPDKTFWVTIIAYTEVIVLIKCMFQFDIIPWNMSQGITNNPFYPPRIIGIERNSNFAVWDLLLLLVVFFHRFMLKSMGLWKSSPVPAVLLTEGDYKVNSEGKLEPVQSEMQITRRSSKHSDKTLSSKSSVPEDSDLERLVEESDQNEDDMRRASITKQDLQDKILSVECQRVDPMAHLPQSLKLAFLKYGESIRLFFKQLRDPTSRVAADVYSYMFLCDFYNFFVILIGYSSFGTQQGDGGVSSYLEDDRVPVLFLLMLILQFTLIIVDRGIFLRKNILAKIIFQFIQVFVLHIWLFIVFPIITERGFNSVLAPQMYYMVKCFYLLLSAYQIRCGYPTRILGNFLCKGYNYVNMFLFKGFMAIPFLFELRTVMDWMWTDTSMTVFDWIKMEDIFSHIFQIKCTRHVESEYPQPRGERKPPVIKYLMGGAILALIIAIIWFPLVFFSLGNAVGKPNPPYDVTLEIRIGPYEPVYQMSAQSNSIHQFTESNLAQLQQAYIQQKTAATFISNYEGPDIAAVKLSLDSANIWSISPPDRERMVAEVSSNDSLKIRLEYKVSHKTSKPEDSGVIPDNVEIQVPAAINGKPNVMRQNLLQMLKGNKSASPMILEDILPKFLKVTNRGTAKSISQLMFLNNEDAESPNPVGKAFRTISLSLDSSNDSVTEWWQIKENCTDLNYKMFLKKLPMADCNSIIVYTFNDKIFPSTLSVLTGGGIIGLYSTLVFVAFRFFRGFFAEQCFKIMFEDMPNIDRVLQLCLDIYLVREAGEFALEEDLFAKLVFLFRSPETMIKWTRPKEELADDEDPEGDA; via the exons ATGGCCAATTTTTTCTTGTGCTTGTTCATCTTTAGGATAGTGTTGCCGATCGTTCTGGGGGCAT GTATCATTTTCCGGCCGTCTCTACTTTCCGCCATTTACCTCCTTTTCCTCCTCTTTCTCCCATGTATCCCTATACCGACGGCCAGCTCCATGGCCGGTTCCACCGGCATCTACATCAAGCTCCTCATCGCCACATCCATCCTGACCTTTGTAGCCCAACTGGCTTTCCAGATTGTCCTTCTGGCTATGCCTCCATACGGCCATATCCTCGAAAAATGCGAACTCTTAGAGCAAATTCTACGACACGTGGGTCTTGTCCGGCTCGATGCCATGAACCCCATCGCTGTGGTCACCTGGATTTCGCCTGAAATCGTCATGGTGGTCATATCCGTCGGGACCTACGTCATCTGTAAGAAACTCCTCGAGAAACGGACCGTTGAAGTGGTCGAAAACGAGGAGAATCTTCCACAGAAGGCGAAAGCCAACAGAAAACAATTCAATCTTTTCGTCGCTGTTGGCAAATATGCCGTTTTAGTGGCGCTGTGTGTGGCTGCAGTGCTCCGACCCTCTGTACCTGGAGGGTTGTATTTCTTGGTGTTTTTGTGTGCCGCCACGTGGTGGTCGTGTTGTAAGGAGCTCGGCAAGGGCTTTGCCATTGTGATGAGGTGTGTCATGGCCGTGGTGGTAGTCCACATGGGCGCTCTCTACACGTATCAGTTCCAATGGCCACAGGAGTACCTCGACAAGAACAGTACCTATGCGCGGTATTTCGGCTTGACTCCGATTTTTTGGTCCAATTGCACCGACGATCCCAGAACCTTCAACTGGGAGCAAGAGGAATGGGCGACTTATGCCAACCCCATCGCCCTTTTCCTCCTCTACTACGTGCTAGCACTAGAATCCAAGTTCTTGCTTAAGCCCCAG TCGCAAAAGAAGCAGGGGAAATTTTTACGTCTCGAAGGGAGTTTTACGAAGCCGCTGAATCGGCAGCTTTCTAACAAACAACTAATGCGCAGAGCCACGACGAGAAACAAGTGGCAAAGTGCTACTCGCAAAGTCCGA ATTCCCCGGACCGAATATGCCATTAGTGAGCACACACCC TTAATCGGGGGAGTGAGTCCATCACGACGTTACGGCTCTGGTAAAAAACCACCCGTTTATCAAGACTCGACGGGAAGTTTCACCATAACTGGCGAGAACCCAGAAGACATCCCAATGGATGAACTCGGTAAGG GTGCTGCAGAAGAGGAATACAAGCCAACCATCATCGAGAATGTCATGTATGGCCTAGAGTCGATCCTCCAGGTCATCATCAAATCCTCATACATCGTCACAAACATCATCATGATGGCGTGGAGTATAACCTACATCAGCTGGATCACTTTCGTTCTTCTCATCTGGGCCAATCTTTTGTGGCTTGTTCCTAACCAAAGGAAATCAATGCTTCGGTCTAGTCCCTTCCTGGTGGCCTACGCGTGGTTCCTCCTCATTTCGGCATACATTTACTCGATGAATCTTACCGAAAGCGAGTTACCAACTACCATCGAAGGCATAGATTTGTCCGAAATCGGCTTCCAGAAGGTGGAGGTTCTCCCGTGCAACCCTCTTCTAGTTAAATGTCTCTTCACGGCGATGTTTTGGATCACTCTGAGACAATTCGTAAGAGAACGAATCGAAGAACGCCAAACTACAGCACTTGCCGACATGGCTGCGCCCCTCCAAGTGACTGTAGGAGCGGCAGCTGGGGTTGAAAACGAACAAGACCCTGGCAGTAAACTAATGGAGAAAATCGGGCAATATTTGAGgaaaattttgacgaaattttggaTTTGGGTGGTGGCGATCACGCTTTTCGCCGTGGCCATAACCGGGGAGAGGATGACAGCGTTTAGGATTTTCTACATGGCGTTGTTCCTGTTTTTCATCCTCACGTTCCAAATCTCGTTTAGAGCTTGGAGGAAGATGATGTTCGGGTTCTGGTTAACTGTCATAGTCTTTTCCATGGCAATACTAGTCATGGTCTACACTTACCAATTCAAGAACTTTGATATCTACTGGCGGGATTACCTACACGTGCCTATTCAACG CCAATTGGATATCGGCCTGGAAAAATTCGAGACGAAACAGTTGTTCGTCCGATTGGTCACTCCCacattttttgtcataatcaCTGTAATCCAACTGCACTACTTCCATAAAGAGTTTATGGAACTGTCTGATCCGAAAAATACCAGCGTTATTGGAGTAGACCTAGATCAGAGTAGCCTCCAAGGGGGCGCCCCTACTAGTGATAAAGACGAAACGTCTTCATCCATCAAGATGGACCTGACCGACACAG ATTCATCGCAAACTCGGTGGCAACGCCTCGTTAAGTATTTCCACCACACCAGTAACCTAATTTTCCTATTCCTGGAGTTACACATGCCCAAATTCgtcgttttgtttttaatgcttGTTTGCATTTACGACAAATGCGCCTTGTACTTCATCCTAGTCCTTCTCCTAGTACTTGCGTGTGCTTTCGGACGTCCCATgcaaatttttgcgatttatACGAGTTCTGTTTTCGTCTCTGTGATGTTACTAGCGCGAATGATTTACCAAACCGATTATATAAATCCCGGTAATTGGAACGTAACCTGTGAG ATGcaaaacaattcaaaaattgcgAATAACGCAAAATGGTTGGGTTTTTACAAAACGAGCAAAGATGCAAGTCTACCGCACTTGGTCAAGTGGAACATCATGTATATCCTTGTGGTGACCCTATGGGCTGTTATTTTGGTCCGGCAGTTTAATTATAGGGTTTCGAGGGGGAAACCGACCACAAGGGCTTTTTTCATGTTTCCCAAAATCACGCGATGGGACGCTGATAAAAGTACAAGCAACTGTATCAAGTATTTATTCAACTATGGTTTCTTCAAGTTCGGAGTAGAAATTTGTTTGATGGCTACAGTGGCCGTCATTGGCTTCAGGATGGACATGTATTCCATCATCTATAGTGTTTGGCTGTGTGTTATGTTTATTGCAAAACGGGACACACTTGCCAAAATTTGGACTTTCTACATGATGTTTATTGCCTTACTTCTCCCAATTCAATACGTAATGACAGTAGGATTACCTCCAACACTGTGTATAC TTTTTCCATGGGACCAAGACTATTGGGACAAAAGTGAAGTAAAAAATGCTGCAATTTTCCGAAGACTTCAGGAGTTCTCCTACTTATTGGACACAGAGTATCCCCCTTCTCCCAAGAAACttatttgtgattttattCTTCTCCTTTTGGTGTCTCGTCAAGCTGTGATCTTCCGTATCGAGAAAAGATGGGCAGGGCGGGAATACCCAGGCGGTTCTAACGATATTATAATCCATCACGCGGAAGAAAAAGGGTTTGTTAACCCAACCCCGGACTACATATCGAGTGTCAGATCATATTTGGACGTTATCAAGAAAGGGGTCTACTCCAGTTTCCTCTGGATAACCCTAGCTATAGTCTTTCTAGCCGGCACTAACCGGGTTAATGTTTTCTCAATCGGTTACTTGATCGGtgcttttgtgtttttgtggcAAGGTACCGACTTGTATCTCCGACCTATCCCGACAATCATCAAGTCATGGGACCTTTTTTTGGGATACAACGTTTTCGTAATTTTGTGCAAAACCGCCTTACAAATAGTCGGTTGTATTTTCATACAAGACATCCCAAACTATGCCTGTTGGCTTATCCAGCTGTTTGGTATCGGTTGCGTGAAAAAATTCGGCGATCTTACCGTACAAGCCGGTCTCGCCGACGAACTCGTTTGCAAAGTACCGAGAGAATACGTCGGACTTGTATGGGACGGGTTATGTTTCGGTTTTATGATAATGCAGCGACGCATTTTCACCAGTTATAACTTCTTCCACCTTATTAACGAGATCAAAGCGGGCTCTATTCTGGCTTCGCGAGGCGCCGAGCTGATCGAGGAGCTCCGTCTGAAACGCATGACCGAACAGGAGGAGCAAGAACGTCGCGTtctagaaaaaatcaaagccAAGATGGACCGCATCAAAGCCAACCAGCAGAAAATCCAAGGATCGAGTTACAAAGACAGTGAAAACCACTACGTGG ATACGATATTTAAGGGTAGGCCTAAGCGGAGAACGAGGGAGCCCAAGTCGTACAAGCAgg CTGTGCGGTCCGGCGACTACTACATGTTCGATGATTTAGATGACGAAGATGAGTTAGATTTTATGGACATACCGAAAGATGATGAGGAAGAGGCGAAGGGACGCGGACAGACTGTTAGTGAG CTTCTAAGTACTGCCATGAAGACTGACATCAGTACGAGTGTGAAACGGTCCGAGACTGATTTTCGTCGAAGAGGAAGTATGCCTCTACCGACAAGACAGAAATCGATAATATCGACCCGGTCACAACTATCAGCACCCTATTCTGCTCCTCCTATA ATTGAGGAGCCGGGACCTAGAACCGTCACTATTATCGATGAGCGGGGAAAAGACGAGCCAAAGCCAGGCACTAGTAAAGATGATGACGAGTCCACTGTCATAAGTGAGCAAA AACCAACAGTCCGGGAAAAAGTCTCGGTCGGGTTGTTATTCGTCTGGGCTTTCATCCAGAGCTCAATGATCAGTCTCACCAACTTCCTCAATAAATACTCGAGGGATTACCGCTACGTAATCCGTGTTTTGGCCAAGGAGAAAAAGTTTTTGAAGGAACACACGGACTACAACGTTGGTTTGCGTCTCGGCTCGGGTCAGTTGTGGCAACCAGCAGCGTCGTACAACAGTCTTCTTGGCCAGTCACA CGAGGATTCGGTGCTACCGACTCCGTCTTGCGGCACATTCAGTCCTTCCGATTCGTACAGACTCGTCTCGAATAGCGACAG GCCATCTTTGGATCGCCGGGACTACGACGAGAAACCGCCAGTCAGCGACGAGAGCGACCAAAAAGCCATGGCTACCTTACCCTACACGTCCGATCAGGACAG GCGCAAGGCGAGTGTTCTCACGGTCCCCGAAATTCGCATTCTGGCCCCAAGTCTGGAACGTGGATTAGACTCGCCTTCAACACCAAG GGAGGGGTCGCGGATCGATATGGAGGAGTACGAAGGCACGGAGATGTCCTCGTACGACCAGCCGCCCATAATAAGGCTTTTACTCGCGATCTGGTACATCATAATGAGCCGATCCGAAAACGTCTGCTACTTTATCATATTTTTGAACCAAATCAAATCGGCGACTTTCCTGTCGTTGCCGTTGCCTCTCATGGTGTTCCTCTGGGGTACTTTGACCATTCCGAGGCCGGACAAGACTTTCTGGGTTACCATTATCGCATATACTGAG GTAATAGTACTGATCAAATGCATGTTCCAATTCGATATAATACCCTGGAACATGAGTCAAGGGATCACAAACAACCCATTCTACCCTCCAAGAATAATCGGAATTGAGCGAAACTCCAATTTTGCCGTTTGGGACCTTTTGCTTCTCTTGGTCGTATTTTTCCACAG ATTTATGTTAAAATCGATGGGTTTGTGGAAAAGTTCCCCAGTCCCGGCTGTCCTTCTGACCGAAGGCGACTACAAAGTGAACTCCGAGGGTAAACTCGAACCGGTTCAAAGTGAGATGCAAATCACGCGCCGCAG CTCCAAGCACAGTGACAAGACTCTTTCGAGTAAAAGTTCGGTCCCTGAAGACAGTGACCTCGAACGGCTCGTGGAGGAGTCGGATCAAAACGAAGATGATATGAGAAGGGCCAGTATAACCAAGCAGGATTTACAGGATAAGATTTTGAGTGTGGAGTGTCAACGGGTCGATCCTATGGCACACTTGCCCCAGTCGTTAAAACTAGC GTTCTTGAAATACGGGGAAAGTATCAGACTGTTTTTCAAGCAGTTGCGCGACCCCACGTCCAGGGTGGCTGCTGATGTGTATTCGTACATGTTTCTGTgcgatttttacaattttttcgttattttgaTCGGGTATAGTTCGTTCGGGACGCAGCAAGGGGATGGAGGAGTGTCTTCGTATCTGGAAGACGACAGAGTCCCCGTCTTGTTCCTCCTGATGCTTATTTTACAGTTCACGTTGATTATAGTGGACCGAGGGATATTTTTAAGGAAGAATATTTTAGCTAAGATTATATTCCAGTTTATCCAAGTTTTTGTCTTGCACATTTGGTTGTTTATCGTTTTTCCCATAATCACGGAACg GGGCTTCAATTCAGTGTTAGCCCCTCAAATGTATTACATGGTCAAGTGTTTCTACTTGCTGTTATCAGCATATCAGATCAGATGTGGCTACCCGACCCGAATTTTGGGCAACTTCCTGTGTAAAGGCTACAATTATGTCAATATGTTCCTATTTAAGGGTTTCATGGCGATTCCCTTTCTATTCGAATTGAGGACCGTGATGGACTGGATGTGGACCGACACCTCAATGACTGTCTTTGACTGGATCAAAATGGAGGACATATTTTCACACATTTTCCAAATCAAA TGCACACGACACGTTGAAAGCGAGTATCCCCAACCACGAGGCGAGCGCAAACCCCCCGTCATCAAATACCTGATGGGGGGAGCAATCCTCGCCCTAATTATCGCCATAATTTGGTTCCCTCTCGTCTTCTTCTCACTGGGAAACGCCGTGGGCAAGCCCAACCCTCCCTACGACGTAACCCTCGAAATCCGTATAGGGCCCTACGAGCCGGTTTACCAGATGTCGGCCCAAAGCAACTCGATTCATCAATTTACCGAAAGCAATCTCGCTCAACTGCAACAGGCCTACATCCAGCAAAAGACCGCGGCAACCTTCATTTCGAATTACGAAGGACCCGATATTGCCGCCGTTAAGCTTAGCTTAGACTCGGCAAACATCTGGAGCATCTCACCGCCGGATCGTGAACGAATGGTGGCGGAAGTTAGTTCCAACGATTCGTTGAAAATTAGACTCGAATATAAGGTTTCGCACAAGACCAGTAAACCGGAAGATTCCGGCGTGATTCCCGACAATGTCGAGATCCAAGTTCCGGCGGCAATCAACGGGAAACCGAACGTCATGAGGCAGAATCTTTTACAAATGCTGAAGGGTAATAAGAGTGCAAGTCCGATGATTCTCGAAGATATACTCcccaaatttttgaaagttaCCAACCGGGGGACGGCGAAGTCCATCTCGCAGTTAATGTTTTTGAATAACGAGGATGCAG AAAGTCCAAACCCTGTCGGGAAGGCGTTCAGGACTATAAGTTTAAGCTTGGATAGTAGCAACGACTCCGTTACGGAGTGGTGGCAGATTAAGGAAAATTGTACTGATCTTAATTACAAAATGTTCCTCAAAAAGCTACCGATGGCCGACTGCAACTCCATCATTGTGTATACTTtcaacgataaaatttttcccaGTACTTTGAGCGTTCTAACTGGGGGAGG CATAATCGGCCTTTACTCAACTCTAGTTTTCGTTGCTTTCCGCTTCTTCCGCGGTTTCTTCGCCGAGCAGTGCTTCAAAATCATGTTTGAAGACATGCCGAACATAGACCGAGTGTTGCAACTCTGCCTCGACATCTACCTAGTCCGTGAAGCCGGCGAATTCGCTCTAGAGGAAGACCTCTTTGCGAAACTAGTGTTCCTCTTCCGGTCGCCGGAAACCATGATTAAGTGGACGCGACCTAAGGAAGAGCTCGCCGACGACGAGGACCCCGAAGGGGACGCCTAA